DNA from Planctomycetota bacterium:
ATGCACGACCCCGGCGACCTCGAGGACGAGGACGAAACCGAATCCGACGATGAAGAAGAATCGCGCTGACCGACCCGTTCAGCGAGGCCGCTTGCCGCCTGCTTCATTGGGGTTCAAACGTCGAACCCTCCGGCACATCCAGCCCGACGCGCGTCCCCGGGGCGATCTTCGCCGCTTCCCAACGCTCCGGCAGCGTGGCGACAATCGGCTGATTCACCACGTCCACCACCACCTTGTTGCCCGGCAAGCTCCCCACGACCGTCCCCTGCACCCGGCGCGGACGTCCCATCACCGGCTCGACAAACGCGCCCCCCGCCGACACGAAATCCACCTTCCACACCGGACAGTGAATCTCGCCGCTCAAGCGCCCCTGCGGCGTGGGCTGCACCGGCGCGGTCGCCCGCAAATGAAGCTCGTACTTCGTCCCCGGCAGCGAAACCACCACCTGATCGTCCTTGCGACTCACCAGGTACACCCGCGCCTTGGTCTGAATGTCCGTCGTCGTCATGGTGCAAGTTCCCTGCGGCCGGCGCTATTCCGTTTCCTCGGCGCGCGGCTCGCGGTAAAGGTCAAGGTAAAACTCCAGGAGGTCCTTCCCCCCGATCGTCCGCGTGCGATTGTGCTGAAACGCGAACTTGTCGAAGATGTCCATCGCCGACCCCTGCTCAAAAGCCGTGTCCAGCACGACCTTCAGGTAACCATGATGATTGCAGAACCCCAGCGCGGTTTCCATCAGCTTGAACCCCACGCCCTGCCCCCGCAACTCCGGCTGCACGCGGAGCCGGCGAATCTCCGCCAGATTCGGCTCGTCCTCCGCCACGCCGACCATCCCCACGATCCGCCCCTCGTACACCGCCACCCAGAAGTGCGCCCGCTCGTTGGTCAGGTACGCCTGGTGAATATTGTCGATGTCCGCCGCGGTGTCGTTGGGCTGCTCCTGACCGGCCAGCCGCCCGCGTTCATACAGCCACGCCACCGCCTGCTGATCGCTCGGCTCGTACGTCCGGACCGTGATCTGGTCCCAGATCGGGCTGTGGTGAGATTCACTCATGAGAAGTTACATCGCAATTGAGCACACGGCCCGAATGATAATCGTGCCTCCGGGCCCGTGCAAACCTACGCCGGCACGGTCAACACCTCCGCCGCATCACGATCCGTATCGAGCATCATCACCGTGTATTGGGCCGCTCGAAACAGCGCCCCGGGATTGAGCACGCGCGTCCTGCCCACGCGCTCGTCGCGCACGACGTGCGTATGACCATGACACAGATAATCCACGCCTTCCTCGAGCGCCGACTGCATCGCCGCGTAGTCGTCGCCATGTGTGAACACGAGC
Protein-coding regions in this window:
- a CDS encoding GNAT family N-acetyltransferase, giving the protein MSESHHSPIWDQITVRTYEPSDQQAVAWLYERGRLAGQEQPNDTAADIDNIHQAYLTNERAHFWVAVYEGRIVGMVGVAEDEPNLAEIRRLRVQPELRGQGVGFKLMETALGFCNHHGYLKVVLDTAFEQGSAMDIFDKFAFQHNRTRTIGGKDLLEFYLDLYREPRAEETE